A genomic segment from Methanoplanus limicola DSM 2279 encodes:
- a CDS encoding tetratricopeptide repeat protein has protein sequence MESNIITENSPAEGIKDVLTIRDALIKCAECLDRTEDCISEKDIKKAEEAFSKSSESFNEAFITLQNIHTDLLRSEEYGEITALCDEINKNLQRINKTGRKLGLNMLSMVKAIESETETIRASCFIARKDYLSAVKIYDASIKKNKHSAAVWVARAMCLTELEKYKEAIRSADKGIASEEDSQRGWLCKGIAYLRSGRYERALESFEEAVLADTSKQCSYYYMLLSYLGLNSEDEAKKLIKRLLKKNPGPEDYYIIYLIQAAFKNEAEAEDAKSHALEMEPDIASWQSVADIKSEIGRITAKKK, from the coding sequence AATATAATAACAGAGAACTCACCGGCAGAAGGGATAAAGGATGTCCTTACCATCAGAGATGCCCTTATTAAATGTGCAGAATGCCTGGACAGAACCGAAGACTGCATATCTGAAAAAGATATCAAAAAAGCTGAAGAAGCCTTCAGCAAAAGTTCTGAATCATTCAATGAAGCCTTCATAACACTTCAGAACATCCACACCGACCTTCTGCGGTCAGAAGAATACGGGGAGATAACAGCTCTCTGCGACGAAATAAACAAAAATCTGCAGAGAATCAATAAGACCGGCAGAAAACTCGGACTGAACATGCTCAGTATGGTCAAAGCGATAGAGTCAGAGACTGAAACAATTCGGGCATCCTGCTTCATTGCCAGAAAAGACTACCTCTCAGCAGTAAAAATCTACGATGCCTCCATAAAAAAGAACAAACATTCAGCGGCAGTATGGGTTGCCAGGGCCATGTGCCTGACAGAACTTGAAAAATACAAAGAGGCGATAAGGTCGGCCGACAAAGGCATAGCCTCTGAAGAAGACTCACAGAGAGGATGGCTCTGCAAAGGCATAGCGTACCTGAGATCCGGCAGATATGAACGGGCACTCGAATCATTTGAAGAGGCAGTACTGGCAGACACATCAAAGCAGTGTTCCTATTACTATATGCTCCTCTCCTACCTCGGACTGAACTCGGAAGATGAAGCAAAAAAACTGATAAAAAGACTCTTAAAGAAAAATCCCGGCCCGGAAGACTATTACATAATATACCTGATACAGGCAGCCTTTAAAAACGAAGCCGAAGCAGAGGATGCAAAAAGCCATGCCCTTGAGATGGAGCCGGATATCGCGTCCTGGCAGTCAGTTGCAGATATAAAATCAGAAATCGGGAGGATAACAGCAAAGAAAAAGTGA
- a CDS encoding AIPR family protein, which produces MNINAGIVIQRVTGIIENNPEYLPADSDINKKKSSAFVLLCISTCLDIPLKEAAELLTEGGNDAGVDGLHIGEVEDGEFPVTIFQGKYKVSNLKGGSNFPENGVEKAVNTVQVLFNPYRKVSLNKKIAPMIEEIRSLIRDGYIPNVRVILCNNGLKWKEQADNWINEAKKEYGDRVDFIHFNHDSIVNILQSSKKVDVTLMMNGKAIAEDMNYMRVLVGRVSVEEIQRLFNEYGDKLLERNIRRYLGLHSNRVNTAIHETLINTDKSDKFYFYNNGITVVCDKFDYNAFQTSDYKVQIKNMQVINGGQTCRTIQETLNQYPSGRAGESAYVMIRIYQLPEMHRDFVQDITYSTNSQNPVDLRDLHSNDEIQKSLEIGMSDLGYVYKRQREEGGSGSNVITSSIVAESVLAIWREKPNQAKFRRKEHFGKLYQDIFKDLSASQAILAVLIFRAVENRRKRPVDENVPEFIPYASHYISMLIGRNLLKDNNTEESELSHRNFKSIASAFESDQERYYREALDSISTALRECYGERPVSLQQLSATFRRGDLLEMLGV; this is translated from the coding sequence ATGAATATCAATGCAGGTATTGTTATTCAAAGGGTTACAGGCATTATTGAAAATAATCCCGAATATCTGCCTGCCGACAGTGACATCAACAAAAAGAAGTCATCTGCATTTGTTCTTCTCTGCATCTCAACCTGCCTGGACATCCCTCTGAAAGAAGCAGCAGAACTCCTCACAGAGGGCGGCAATGATGCCGGTGTTGACGGTCTTCATATCGGAGAGGTTGAAGACGGTGAATTTCCGGTTACGATATTTCAGGGCAAATATAAGGTCAGTAACCTGAAAGGCGGATCAAATTTCCCGGAAAACGGCGTTGAAAAGGCAGTCAATACAGTGCAGGTTCTCTTTAACCCTTACCGTAAAGTCTCACTTAATAAAAAAATTGCCCCAATGATCGAGGAGATACGTTCATTAATCCGGGATGGATATATACCAAATGTCCGTGTTATCCTCTGCAATAACGGGCTTAAATGGAAAGAACAGGCAGATAACTGGATAAACGAGGCAAAGAAGGAGTACGGCGACCGTGTGGATTTCATCCACTTCAATCATGATTCCATAGTAAATATTCTCCAGAGCAGTAAAAAAGTTGATGTAACATTGATGATGAACGGCAAGGCGATTGCAGAGGATATGAATTATATGCGGGTCCTTGTCGGACGGGTATCTGTAGAAGAGATTCAGCGCCTCTTTAATGAATACGGAGATAAACTGCTTGAGCGTAACATCCGGCGTTATTTAGGCCTCCATTCAAACCGCGTAAATACGGCAATTCATGAAACTCTCATAAATACTGATAAATCTGACAAATTTTACTTTTACAATAACGGAATTACTGTCGTCTGTGACAAATTTGACTACAATGCCTTTCAGACTTCTGACTATAAAGTACAGATTAAAAATATGCAGGTGATAAACGGAGGTCAGACGTGCAGAACGATTCAGGAGACGCTCAATCAGTACCCGTCCGGCAGAGCAGGTGAATCAGCTTATGTTATGATCCGGATTTATCAGCTGCCGGAGATGCACAGGGATTTTGTGCAGGACATTACCTACTCTACAAACAGCCAGAATCCTGTTGATCTTCGTGATTTACATTCAAACGATGAGATACAGAAATCACTTGAGATCGGCATGTCAGATCTTGGATATGTGTATAAGCGCCAGAGAGAAGAAGGTGGCAGTGGCTCAAATGTGATAACAAGTTCAATTGTTGCGGAATCGGTCCTGGCCATCTGGAGAGAGAAGCCCAACCAGGCAAAATTCCGGAGAAAAGAACACTTTGGAAAGCTCTATCAGGATATCTTCAAAGACCTCAGCGCATCACAGGCTATACTTGCGGTTCTGATATTCCGGGCTGTTGAGAACCGGAGAAAAAGGCCGGTCGATGAGAATGTTCCTGAATTTATTCCTTATGCCTCACATTATATATCAATGCTCATCGGGAGAAATCTGCTGAAAGATAATAATACAGAAGAAAGTGAGCTTTCACACCGGAATTTTAAGTCCATTGCTTCGGCATTTGAATCTGATCAGGAGAGATATTACAGGGAGGCCCTTGATTCGATATCAACTGCACTCAGAGAATGTTATGGCGAAAGGCCGGTTTCACTTCAGCAGCTCTCTGCAACTTTCCGGCGTGGTGATCTCCTGGAGATGCTTGGGGTCTGA
- a CDS encoding YgiT-type zinc finger protein: MIPDRCSYCRGKLEYGKTEFIAGAGEKIIVIKEIPAYVCRK; the protein is encoded by the coding sequence ATGATTCCTGACAGGTGCAGTTATTGCAGGGGAAAGCTGGAATATGGGAAGACTGAATTTATCGCAGGAGCCGGAGAGAAAATAATTGTCATAAAAGAGATCCCGGCATATGTATGCAGAAAGTAG